The window TAGCCCTGTCGGTACCCATCGCAACACCAGCGGCAGGCCAGGGAAGATGCGCTGCGGGGCACTCAGTTGACGCTCCCGTCGTCCGGCGCCGGAGCCTCGCGGATGGGGCCGTGCTTCTCTTCGTACAGCTCCAGGTTCTTCTGGATGGCACTCAGAATGCGCTTGACGTGGCCGGGATTCGCCACCACCCGAGCGGTGACGATGCCCTGAGGCGGCACCAGATTGATGAAGTCCAGGTAGAACTCTTCGCGCGTGTGGGTGATGCGGAGCAGATTCGAGTAGCGTCCTTTGAGCTCCTCATCGTCGATCTTGACGTTGACTCCGGCGGCGGGCTTGGCCATCCGACCTCCTTCTGATCTCGCTGTCGTGGCGGGTGAGCCGAGATGCATGCTATCGCACCGATGTAGCTCGCTACTCCGGCCCCTTGTCCCAGGAAACGGCAGGCGGAAACTCCCAACGGTGTTCGGGAAAATACACCCCGACGCCGCGTTCGCCGGCGGTCACGGTGAACGCCAACACCCGGCGGCGGTAGTCGTAGGGCACGCCGTCGCGGGTGTGGAGGGCAACGTCGACCAGATATTCGCCGGGCGCCAGGGAGAGCGCCGGGCAGGCGATGCGCACCACCCCGTCGCCCTCCAGCCGGTCCGCCTCGAAGCCGGCGAGATCGGTGTTAGTGCCCCACACTTCCACTCCTCGCGGAGTGGAGATGGCGATGCCGAAAGCAAAGTCGTCCAAGGCCTTGGGCGCGTGCACTTCCAGCTCGAAGGCCGCCGCCTCGCCGGAGCGGAGAAGGTGGGTCTCCTCGCCGCTCGCGTTGCGCAACCGTACCCGTGGGATCTCCGCCTCCCGGGAGCCCCAGCGTCGCGGGCTGTCGGCCGACCGTTCGGTGCCCTCCACCTCCGACGCTTCCGAGGCCTCATCTTCCTGCTCCTGCTGTTCACGGCGGTGCTCCTCCGCCTCTCCCTCGGCGACGGACTGACGATAGGCATCGATCATCCGGCGCGGTTCGCCGGTGCCCCGCGGCCGGCCGCCATCGAGCCACAGGATGCGGTCGCAGAGCTGCTCCATCAGGTCCAGCGAGTGGCTGACGAAGAGCAGCGTGCGGCCCTCCGCCAGGAACTCTTCGATCCGCCGCAAGCAGCGGTGGGAGAAGGCCTCGTCGCCAACGGACAGCACTTCGTCCACCAGCAGGATCTCCGGATCCGTGTGGATGGCGACGGCGAACCCCAGCCGCACATACATGCCCGACGAGTAGTTCTTGACCGGCTCTTCGATGAAGTTCGCCAGGCCGGAGAACTCGACGATGTCGTCGAAACGCTCCTCGATCTGCCGCCGCGAGAGACCGAGTACGGCGCCGTTGATGTAGATGTTTTCGCGCCCCGAGATCTCCGGATGGAAACCGGCGCCCAGCTCGATCAGGGCGGCGACGCGGCCGTTCACCTCGACGTTGCCGGCGGACGGCTGGAGGATGCCGGCGACGATCTTGAGTAAGGTGGACTTACCGGAGCCGTTGCCGCCGATGATGCCGAAGGCCTGGCCCTTGGGCACCGAAAAGGACACCTCGTCGAGGGCGGCGATGGCTTCCTCCGGCCGCAGCCCGCCGATCAAGCTGCCGTCCAACAGGGCGCTTTTCAGGGTCTTGAAC is drawn from Acidobacteriota bacterium and contains these coding sequences:
- a CDS encoding DUF3467 domain-containing protein, which encodes MAKPAAGVNVKIDDEELKGRYSNLLRITHTREEFYLDFINLVPPQGIVTARVVANPGHVKRILSAIQKNLELYEEKHGPIREAPAPDDGSVN
- a CDS encoding ABC transporter ATP-binding protein, with the translated sequence MSDAIRVEGLSKLYRRVAPGAQFKTLKSALLDGSLIGGLRPEEAIAALDEVSFSVPKGQAFGIIGGNGSGKSTLLKIVAGILQPSAGNVEVNGRVAALIELGAGFHPEISGRENIYINGAVLGLSRRQIEERFDDIVEFSGLANFIEEPVKNYSSGMYVRLGFAVAIHTDPEILLVDEVLSVGDEAFSHRCLRRIEEFLAEGRTLLFVSHSLDLMEQLCDRILWLDGGRPRGTGEPRRMIDAYRQSVAEGEAEEHRREQQEQEDEASEASEVEGTERSADSPRRWGSREAEIPRVRLRNASGEETHLLRSGEAAAFELEVHAPKALDDFAFGIAISTPRGVEVWGTNTDLAGFEADRLEGDGVVRIACPALSLAPGEYLVDVALHTRDGVPYDYRRRVLAFTVTAGERGVGVYFPEHRWEFPPAVSWDKGPE